Proteins from a genomic interval of Sugiyamaella lignohabitans strain CBS 10342 chromosome C, complete sequence:
- a CDS encoding NADH-ubiquinone oxidoreductase subunit, mitochondrial precursor → MLRSSWSTLRPVAGKRLFKAATSSGIAQRHIHSSLASQKAVQDLAANARKYGNPIGAPLDPNFGKTIITEDLQVAEATGGTGEKKIRHFTVNFGPQHPAAHGVLRLILELKGEEIIRADPHIGLLHRGTEKLIEYKTYTQALPYFDRLDYVSMMTNEQVFALAVEKLLNVEVPIRAKYIRTMFGEITRILNHLMSILSHAMDVGALTPFLWGFEEREKLMEFYERVSGARLHAAYVRPGGVSQDLPAGLLDDIYMWATQFGDRIDETEELLSDNRMWKLRTQNVGVVSAQDALDYSLSGVMLRGSGIPWDIRKSQPYDAYDLVDFEVPVGTNGDCYDRYLIRMSEFRQSLRIIEQCINQMPAGPVKVEDYKIAPPPRSLMKEDMESLIHHFLLFTKGYSVPAGETYTAIEAPKGEMGVYVVSDGSERPYRCKIRAPGFAHLAAFDHISREHFLPDAVAIIGTMDLVFGEVDR, encoded by the coding sequence atgcTGAGAAGTTCGTGGTCTACACTGCGACCAGTTGCTGGTAAGAGACTGTTCAAGGCCGCTACTTCGTCAGGCATTGCTCAGCGTCATATTCACTCGTCGTTGGCAAGTCAAAAAGCAGTTCAAGATTTGGCAGCCAATGCTCGTAAATATGGTAACCCCATTGGAGCTCCTTTGGACCCCAACTTTGGCAAGACCATTATTACCGAGGATTTACAAGTCGCTGAAGCCACTGGCGGTACCGGTGAAAAGAAGATCCGTCATTTCACAGTCAATTTTGGACCCCAGCATCCAGCTGCTCACGGTGTGTTACGATTAATTTTAGAACTCAAGGGTGAAGAAATCATCCGTGCCGACCCTCACATTGGTTTATTACACCGTGGTACCGAAAAGTTGATTGAATACAAAACATATACTCAGGCGCTTCCATATTTCGATCGATTGGATTATGTGTCGATGATGACCAATGAGCAAGTTTTCGCATTGGCAGTCGAGAAATTGCTCAATGTCGAGGTGCCAATTCGTGCTAAATACATCCGTACAATGTTTGGCGAAATCACTCGTATTTTGAACCATCTCATGTCCATTCTTTCACACGCCATGGATGTGGGAGCTCTGACTCCTTTCTTGTGGGGTTtcgaagaaagagaaaagctCATGGAGTTCTATGAACGTGTTTCAGGAGCTCGTTTGCACGCTGCATATGTCCGACCCGGTGGTGTGTCTCAAGACTTGCCCGCCGGTTTGTTGGACGATATATACATGTGGGCTACTCAATTCGGTGATAGGATCGATGAGACTGAAGAACTGCTTTCTGACAACAGAATGTGGAAACTGAGAACACAAAATGTCGGTGTTGTGTCGGCTCAGGACGCTCTTGACTATTCGCTGTCCGGAGTCATGCTCAGAGGTTCTGGTATCCCATGGGATATCCGTAAGAGCCAACCCTACGATGCATATGACTTGGTGGATTTCGAGGTCCCTGTAGGCACTAATGGTGACTGTTACGACCGTTATTTAATCAGAATGTCCGAGTTCCGTCAATCTTTGCGCATTATTGAGCAATGTATCAACCAGATGCCTGCTGGACCTGTCAAGGTCGAGGATTACAAGATCGCTCCTCCACCTCGTTCTTTAATGAAGGAAGATATGGAGTCGCTGATTCACCACTTCTTACTGTTCACCAAGGGTTACTCAGTGCCTGCCGGCGAAACATACACTGCCATCGAGGCCCCCAAGGGAGAAATGGGTGTCTACGTAGTGTCGGACGGCTCTGAACGCCCCTATAGATGCAAAATCAGAGCCCCCGGTTTTGCCCACTTGGCTGCATTCGACCACATCTCCCGCGAGCATTTCCTACCAGACGCTGTTGCCATCATTGGTACCATGGACTTGGTATTCGGAGAGGTCGACCGATAA
- a CDS encoding putative mitochondrial Complex I, 17.2 kd subunit (potential mitochondrial NADH-ubiquinone oxidoreductase complex I,17.2 kD subunit; similar to N. crassa orf (CAD21387); allele of CaO19.1625) produces the protein MSSSILRVVRNLFRVGPRDYFRQMNGIGDTKAGTLVGVDSYGNKFFENTEEDEIHMRTRWVQYKDYYGDMSQVEPAWHFWLGYGVDTPPNKTAEKYLSTRAYPAPTKNYQNFTGTPGAYVPYSTVRPKVSSWDPKVAARA, from the coding sequence ATGTCGTCATCGATTCTGAGAGTTGTGAGAAACCTTTTCCGCGTGGGACCACGCGACTATTTCCGCCAGATGAACGGAATTGGCGACACCAAAGCCGGTACGTTGGTTGGCGTCGATTCCTATGGCAACAAATTCTTCGAGAacacagaagaagacgaaatTCACATGAGAACCCGCTGGGTGCAATACAAAGACTACTACGGCGACATGTCGCAAGTTGAGCCCGCCTGGCACTTCTGGCTCGGCTACGGAGTCGACACCCCACCAAACAAAACCGCCGAAAAGTACCTGTCGACCCGGGCTTACCCAGCTCCTACCAAAAACTACCAGAACTTCACTGGCACCCCCGGCGCCTATGTGCCATACAGCACCGTCCGTCCCAAAGTCAGCTCCTGGGACCCAAAAGTCGCTGCTAGAGCCTAG
- the DYS1 gene encoding Dys1p (Deoxyhypusine synthase; catalyzes formation of deoxyhypusine, the first step in hypusine biosynthesis; triggers posttranslational hypusination of translation elongation factor eIF-5A and regulates its intracellular levels; tetrameric; GO_component: GO:0005737 - cytoplasm [Evidence IDA] [PMID 14562095]; GO_function: GO:0034038 - deoxyhypusine synthase activity [Evidence IEA]; GO_function: GO:0034038 - deoxyhypusine synthase activity [Evidence IDA] [PMID 7629166]; GO_function: GO:0016740 - transferase activity [Evidence IEA]; GO_process: GO:0050983 - deoxyhypusine biosynthetic process from spermidine [Evidence IEA]; GO_process: GO:0008612 - peptidyl-lysine modification to peptidyl-hypusine [Evidence IEA,IEA]; GO_process: GO:0008612 - peptidyl-lysine modification to peptidyl-hypusine [Evidence IDA] [PMID 7629166]), whose translation MSGNSTKPTLAADAVLKQSVDMPAGSVKVSGIDFDEAKNTNIGAKELIDGMKHMGFQASSLGQACDIINEMRAWRGKDEETGEEQKCTIFLGFTSNMISSGMRSTLKYLVKNKLVSAVVTTAGGIEEDLIKCLADTYLGEFSLKGSKLRDQGLNRIGNLLVPNDNYCRFEEWIVPILDKMLEEQEENFKKFSDKVADSGEVPWWTPSKVIDRLGKEINDEESVLYWCHKNQIPVFCPALTDGSLGDMLFFHTFKASPNQLRIDLVSDIRRINSLAMAAPQAGMIILGGGVIKHHIANACLMRNGADYAVYINTGQEFDGSDAGARPDEAISWGKIKADAKHVKVYADATLVFPLVVGATFASGDNL comes from the coding sequence ATGTCTGGAAACAGCACTAAACCGACTCTTGCAGCCGATGCTGTGCTCAAGCAGTCTGTTGATATGCCTGCTGGCTCTGTCAAGGTATCTGGTATTGACTTTGACGAGGCCAAGAACACCAATATTGGTGCCAAGGAGCTGATAGATGGCATGAAACACATGGGATTCCAAGCCAGCTCACTCGGACAAGCTTGTGATATCATTAACGAGATGCGTGCTTGGAGAGGAAAAGATGAGGAGACAGGTGAGGAACAGAAGTGTACTATCTTCCTTGGCTTCACCTCCAACATGATCTCGTCTGGAATGAGAAGCACTCTCAAATACCTGGTCAAGAATAAGCTTGTTTCTGCCGTTGTCACTACTGCCGGTGGTATTGAAGAGGATTTGATCAAGTGTTTGGCTGACACTTACCTCGGCGAGTTCAGTCTCAAGGGATCGAAGCTGCGTGACCAGGGTCTCAACCGTATTGGCAACCTGCTTGTACCCAATGACAACTACTGTCGATTTGAAGAATGGATTGTGCCCATTTTGGACAAGATGCTcgaagagcaagaagagaaCTTTAAAAAGTTCTCTGACAAGGTCGCCGATTCTGGCGAGGTACCCTGGTGGACTCCATCTAAAGTCATTGACCGACTTGGTAAAGAGATCAATGACGAAGAGTCGGTTCTTTACTGGTGTCACAAGAACCAGATCCCCGTGTTCTGTCCTGCTCTTACTGACGGTTCATTAGGAGACATGTTATTCTTCCACACGTTCAAGGCCTCACCCAACCAACTCCGAATCGACCTTGTATCCGACATCCGACGCATCAACTCGCTCGCCATGGCAGCTCCTCAAGCCGGCATGATCATTCTCGGTGGAGGTGTCATCAAACACCACATCGCCAACGCCTGTCTCATGAGAAACGGAGCTGACTACGCCGTCTACATCAACACCGGCCAGGAATTCGACGGCAGCGATGCCGGTGCCCGTCCCGACGAGGCCATCTCCTGGGGTAAAATCAAGGCCGACGCCAAGCACGTCAAAGTCTACGCCGACGCTACCCTCGTGTTCCCTCTCGTTGTCGGCGCCACCTTTGCCAGCGGCGACAATCTCTAG
- the ADK1 gene encoding adenylate kinase ADK1 (Adenylate kinase, required for purine metabolism; localized to the cytoplasm and the mitochondria; lacks cleavable signal sequence; protein abundance increases in response to DNA replication stress; GO_component: GO:0005737 - cytoplasm [Evidence IEA]; GO_component: GO:0005737 - cytoplasm [Evidence IDA] [PMID 2850178]; GO_component: GO:0005829 - cytosol [Evidence IEA]; GO_component: GO:0005758 - mitochondrial intermembrane space [Evidence IEA]; GO_component: GO:0005758 - mitochondrial intermembrane space [Evidence IDA] [PMID 2850178]; GO_component: GO:0005739 - mitochondrion [Evidence IEA]; GO_component: GO:0005739 - mitochondrion [Evidence IDA] [PMID 16823961]; GO_function: GO:0005524 - ATP binding [Evidence IEA,IEA]; GO_function: GO:0004017 - adenylate kinase activity [Evidence IEA,IEA]; GO_function: GO:0004017 - adenylate kinase activity [Evidence IDA] [PMID 15753074]; GO_function: GO:0004017 - adenylate kinase activity [Evidence IDA,IMP] [PMID 18433446]; GO_function: GO:0004017 - adenylate kinase activity [Evidence IMP] [PMID 2850178]; GO_function: GO:0016301 - kinase activity [Evidence IEA]; GO_function: GO:0019205 - nucleobase-containing compound kinase activity [Evidence IEA]; GO_function: GO:0000166 - nucleotide binding [Evidence IEA]; GO_function: GO:0016776 - phosphotransferase activity, phosphate group as acceptor [Evidence IEA]; GO_function: GO:0016740 - transferase activity [Evidence IEA]; GO_process: GO:0006172 - ADP biosynthetic process [Evidence IEA]; GO_process: GO:0006172 - ADP biosynthetic process [Evidence IDA] [PMID 2848829]; GO_process: GO:0006270 - DNA replication initiation [Evidence IMP] [PMID 20980819]; GO_process: GO:0006139 - nucleobase-containing compound metabolic process [Evidence IEA]; GO_process: GO:0009117 - nucleotide metabolic process [Evidence IMP] [PMID 2850178]; GO_process: GO:0046939 - nucleotide phosphorylation [Evidence IEA,IEA]; GO_process: GO:0016310 - phosphorylation [Evidence IEA]), whose amino-acid sequence MTKEFEDIKQLASQLHERIEALEKKFSQEKPTSAPIPNALRMVLIGPPGAGKGTQAPNLKEKYCACHLATGDMLRAQVAQKTELGVAAKKIMDQGGLVSDEIMVGMIKNELENNAECKSGFILDGFPRTIPQAEKLDEMLKERETPLKNAIELKIDDELLISRITGRLVHPASGRSYHKIFNPPKKEMTDDLTGEPLIQRSDDNEAALKKRLVTYHAQTAPVVDYYKKTGIWQGIDASEPPQKVWKSILQCFGEK is encoded by the coding sequence atgaccAAAGAATTTGAAGATATTAAGCAATTGGCTTCTCAACTCCACGAGAGAATTGAGGCTCTTGAGAAGAAGTTTTCTCAAGAGAAGCCCACTAGTGCTCCTATTCCCAATGCCTTGAGAATGGTTCTTATTGGACCCCCAGGTGCTGGTAAGGGTACTCAAGCCCCCAACTTGAAGGAGAAGTACTGTGCCTGTCACCTTGCTACTGGAGACATGTTGAGAGCTCAAGTTGCCCAAAAGACCGAGCTCGGtgttgctgccaagaagatCATGGATCAAGGAGGACTTGTTTCTGATGAGATCATGGTTGGCATGATCAAGAACGAGCTTGAGAACAATGCCGAGTGCAAGTCTGGATTCATTCTTGACGGATTCCCCCGTACCATTCCACAAGCCGAGAAGCTTGATGAGATGCTCAAGGAACGTGAGACTCCTCTTAAGAACGCCATTGAGCTCAAGATTGACGACGAATTACTCATTAGCCGTATCACCGGCCGTCTTGTGCACCCTGCCAGTGGCCGTTCGTACCACAAAATTTTCAACCCTCCCAAGAAGGAGATGACTGACGACCTCACTGGCGAGCCCCTGATCCAAAGATCCGACGATAACGAGGCTGCTCTCAAGAAGCGTCTCGTGACCTACCACGCACAAACCGCTCCCGTCGTCGACTACTACAAGAAGACCGGCATCTGGCAAGGCATCGACGCCTCGGAGCCACCACAAAAGGTCTGGAAGTCCATCCTCCAATGCTTCGGCGAAAAATAA